The Verrucomicrobium spinosum DSM 4136 = JCM 18804 DNA segment GATCTACACCAGCCTGGCTGGCGAGTTCTTGATCGTTGATTCCGAGGCCACGCTGGGCCTTGGCTATCACGTCTGTATAGAGATCTTCAAGTGGGAGAAGCATCCGTGGGGCGGGGGTGAAAAAGCGTACCGGCGCGCAGAAAACTGAGGGTTGCCCATCAGATTACGCGCGCCGGAGAAATGATGGTCTCAAATACTCAGCACTACTGGGAAACGGTCACCTTGTTGATCGTGATCGGGTCCACTGGGACGTCGCCGTGGGGGCCCTTCCGGGTGGTCGGCACGTTCACGATGGCGTCACAGATCTCGATGCCCTTGGTCACCTTGCCGAAGACGGCGTAGCCCCAGCCATCCGGATTCGGATAGTCGAGGGAGGTGTTGTCCTTCACGTTGATGAAGAACTGGCAGGTCGCGCTGTGCGGGTTGCTGGTGCGGGCCATGGCGATGGTGCCCTTGGCGTTCTTGAGGCCGTTCTTGGACTCGCACTCAATGGGCTTGTCGGTCGGCTTCTGCTGCATGTCTGGGGTAAAACCACCCCCCTGGATCATGAAGCCCGGGATCACGCGGTGGAAGATGGTGCCTTCGTAGGTACCCTTGTTCGCGTAGCTGAGGAAGTTCTGAACGGAGATCGGGGCCTTGTCGGCGTCCAGTTCCAGTTCGATGTTGCCTTTGGAGGTCTCGAGGGTGACTTTCACTTTGCCTTTGACAGGTTGGTTGTTGGCGGGTGTTGCCGCGTCCTGGGCCTGGAGCCCGAGGGTAGCGCTCATGGTGAGGGCCACCAGCGTTTTGATAAAGGTTTTCTTCAACATGGGGCGGGATTGCAGCATGGAGTAGGGGGGAGCGCAATGGCAAATTGCTGGAGAGGGGGCTGATAATGGAGTCTTGGAGTGATAGAGCAGGGTGGTTGTGGCCAGAACGGGATGATTTTGCGCCAAAATGAGAACCTCTCACTCCCAAGACCAGAAAGGTTTTCGTGGAAGGTCAGGAACAGAAGTGATGTTGTCTTCCCAGGTGGCCGGATCCATGTCCCGCCCTGCCGTATAGACAATATAGCGAGCCTCGATGAATTCCCCTGGCTTCTGAGGATGGGCGATCTTGCCGTCCTTGTCATCGTCTTTCGATATTCCTCGCATGCCTTCCTTGTTGGCACCAGGTGGCTCAAGGAGGCAGGCACCACGAGCGTTCCATCGCTTCTCCGTCGCCGTCAGGGCTCCCAGAACGTCAGAGTCCACCAACACATCCGCCTGCAACGACCTGCCGAGCAATTCTGGCAACTCCATGATGTATTCCATCTCATACGCCTTGAGACCATTGACGATTAAGACACAGGAACTCCTTTCGCTGAGTTCTCGGTGGCCGCTGCCATGGAGAGTCCCAGTACGGCTGCAAAAGTCGGGGGCCTAAACGAGAAATGCCAACAGAAGCATCGCAATAACGAGGCACCCGCAGCCTCG contains these protein-coding regions:
- a CDS encoding peptidylprolyl isomerase; amino-acid sequence: MLKKTFIKTLVALTMSATLGLQAQDAATPANNQPVKGKVKVTLETSKGNIELELDADKAPISVQNFLSYANKGTYEGTIFHRVIPGFMIQGGGFTPDMQQKPTDKPIECESKNGLKNAKGTIAMARTSNPHSATCQFFINVKDNTSLDYPNPDGWGYAVFGKVTKGIEICDAIVNVPTTRKGPHGDVPVDPITINKVTVSQ